Proteins co-encoded in one Deinococcus fonticola genomic window:
- a CDS encoding DEAD/DEAH box helicase, with amino-acid sequence MTPLESTDIQQVVERAGWQQQAEIQLPARPARRVATTDLPCSEEVRRYLARTYPQGIYRHQAQAAVLASDFESFAVTTGTASGKTLCFHLAAMELLTTLPGGKVIVLYPQKALGAEQEQRWREALREANISARVGRIDGSVNVQQREEILRDCRVVILTPDVMHAWLLSNLAKRAVAQFVRDVRLIIADEVHTFTGVFGSNAAYLMRRFEHASKTLSRKRLQFVCASATLADPAEHLRLLFGRDFTVIGPAEDGSPKAGVSLHFLKPQGGVKDLLSGASNLLRRLSQAGVKFLCFTDSRKQTENLASIVARQNDPQAEDSEENAEEVNLRDDSTLARLKVLPYRSGYEARDRDEIQRRLSEGQLDGVISTSALELGMDIPYLDAVVLVGVPTSSTSFYQRIGRVGRRKPGRVFILHTGSPTDDILFQQPEDVLNRPPATSALYLENPNIQCIHALCLAQSGGEHESLLTVQRRDVETDFTTPIEWPAGFLDIVARERSGTLPQTMQSLKTQAGEDPHHAFPLRDVESSFQVEVRHNNEPFELGSLSYSQVMREAYPGAVYLYMTRAFRITKVHPVSRRVQARPEKRYSTKPICLPTLAYPNLEPESVTRAECRGLLTLVDCDVMIAEKVIGFSERRGNNEFSSPYPLDAHQTGIYFQHSQFTRNFYSTGVVLHHPLLQADLQRQRLADLILEAFGIEVPFERRDIGITADRLRLSQPGLDKGAYVLVVYDQTYGSLRLSARLMEDGVLEKVLGTAAQLAQFTCQQAETGAERDAAAQFAGALTDLYRASQLTPHIPAWSQSQPETPPPGELVQVIVPGSQGICVLHDNREMNIQDLYYHPRKGLHYKGRLITDSRWDTSFTVVPVEGVQPIPGVSELGWYDLDLGELTQTPAQGTAV; translated from the coding sequence ATGACCCCACTCGAATCGACGGACATCCAGCAGGTGGTAGAACGCGCCGGTTGGCAGCAGCAAGCGGAGATTCAACTTCCAGCGCGACCGGCCCGGCGCGTCGCCACCACCGACCTGCCCTGCAGTGAGGAAGTCAGGCGTTATCTGGCCCGCACCTACCCGCAGGGGATCTACCGGCATCAGGCGCAGGCCGCGGTGCTGGCGTCCGATTTCGAGAGTTTTGCGGTGACGACCGGCACCGCCAGCGGCAAAACGCTGTGCTTCCACCTGGCGGCTATGGAACTGCTGACGACCCTGCCTGGCGGCAAGGTGATCGTGCTCTACCCCCAGAAAGCCCTCGGGGCTGAGCAGGAACAGCGCTGGCGTGAGGCCCTGCGCGAAGCCAACATCAGCGCGCGGGTGGGCCGTATAGACGGGAGTGTCAACGTCCAGCAGCGTGAGGAGATCTTGCGGGACTGCCGGGTGGTGATTCTCACACCGGACGTGATGCATGCCTGGTTACTCTCGAACCTGGCCAAGCGTGCCGTGGCCCAGTTCGTGCGAGATGTGCGCCTGATCATCGCCGACGAGGTGCACACCTTCACCGGCGTGTTCGGCAGCAACGCGGCCTACCTGATGAGGCGCTTCGAGCACGCCTCGAAGACCCTCAGCCGCAAACGGCTGCAGTTCGTGTGTGCCTCGGCCACCCTGGCCGATCCAGCCGAGCACCTGCGTCTCCTGTTTGGACGCGATTTCACGGTCATCGGCCCTGCTGAAGACGGATCACCCAAGGCGGGCGTCAGCCTGCATTTCCTGAAACCCCAGGGCGGCGTGAAGGACCTGCTGAGCGGGGCATCTAACCTGCTACGGAGGCTGTCCCAGGCAGGCGTCAAGTTCCTGTGCTTCACCGATTCCCGCAAGCAGACCGAGAACCTTGCCAGCATCGTGGCCCGCCAGAACGACCCGCAGGCAGAAGATTCCGAAGAAAATGCCGAGGAAGTCAATCTGCGCGACGATTCCACACTCGCACGCCTGAAAGTGCTGCCCTACCGCAGCGGGTACGAAGCGCGTGACCGCGACGAGATTCAGCGCCGCCTGAGCGAGGGGCAACTGGACGGCGTGATTTCCACCAGCGCGCTGGAACTCGGGATGGATATTCCTTACCTGGACGCGGTGGTGCTGGTGGGCGTTCCCACCTCCAGCACCAGTTTCTACCAACGGATCGGTCGCGTCGGGCGGCGCAAACCGGGCCGGGTATTCATCCTGCACACAGGTTCGCCTACCGACGACATCCTGTTCCAGCAACCTGAAGATGTCCTGAACCGTCCCCCGGCGACCAGCGCCCTGTACCTGGAAAACCCCAACATTCAGTGTATTCACGCGCTCTGCCTGGCTCAGAGCGGAGGGGAGCATGAATCGCTCCTGACAGTGCAGAGGCGGGATGTGGAGACTGACTTCACCACGCCGATCGAATGGCCAGCCGGTTTTCTCGACATCGTGGCCAGAGAACGCTCGGGCACGCTCCCGCAGACCATGCAGAGTCTCAAAACCCAGGCGGGCGAAGATCCCCATCATGCCTTCCCGCTGCGGGACGTGGAGAGCAGCTTCCAGGTCGAGGTGCGGCACAACAACGAACCCTTCGAACTCGGCTCGCTGTCATATTCGCAGGTGATGCGTGAGGCTTACCCGGGGGCGGTGTACCTGTACATGACCCGCGCTTTCCGCATCACCAAGGTGCATCCCGTGTCCCGCAGAGTGCAGGCCCGCCCGGAGAAACGCTACTCGACCAAACCCATCTGCCTGCCCACCCTGGCGTACCCAAACCTGGAACCGGAGAGTGTCACGCGGGCCGAGTGCCGCGGTCTGCTCACGCTGGTGGACTGCGACGTGATGATCGCGGAAAAGGTCATCGGATTCAGCGAGCGGCGTGGGAACAACGAGTTTTCCAGCCCGTACCCGCTGGACGCTCACCAGACTGGCATCTACTTCCAGCACTCGCAGTTCACGCGCAACTTCTACAGTACCGGCGTGGTGCTGCACCATCCGCTGCTGCAAGCGGACTTGCAGCGGCAACGCCTGGCCGACCTGATCTTGGAAGCGTTCGGGATCGAAGTGCCTTTCGAGCGCCGTGACATCGGCATCACGGCCGACCGCCTGCGCCTCAGCCAGCCGGGCCTCGACAAGGGAGCCTACGTGCTGGTCGTGTACGACCAGACCTACGGCAGCCTGCGCCTGTCAGCCCGCTTGATGGAAGACGGCGTGCTGGAAAAAGTACTCGGTACCGCGGCCCAACTCGCGCAGTTCACCTGCCAGCAGGCAGAAACGGGCGCGGAACGCGACGCAGCGGCGCAGTTCGCCGGGGCGCTCACCGACCTGTACCGGGCCAGCCAGCTCACTCCGCACATCCCAGCCTGGAGTCAGTCACAGCCTGAAACGCCACCACCCGGGGAACTGGTGCAGGTCATCGTGCCTGGATCGCAGGGCATCTGCGTTCTACACGACAACCGCGAGATGAACATTCAGGATCTCTACTACCACCCTCGCAAAGGCCTGCATTACAAGGGACGGCTGATTACCGACAGTCGCTGGGACACCTCGTTCACGGTTGTTCCGGTGGAAGGTGTGCAGCCGATTCCCGGCGTAAGTGAGCTGGGCTGGTACGACCTTGACCTGGGAGAGTTGACCCAGACACCTGCACAGGGAACCGCAGTATGA
- a CDS encoding vWA domain-containing protein, with protein MQDQPLLPRIELLPLKAALPAGQDSELTVLARLSPAQPVDTSGPRPPLNLALVIDRSGSMSGHPLAMARQAAQAGIRLLEPHDRVSVVIFDDEVETLIPSQQVTDPEKLCCEIERITSGGSTALHAGWLDGAMQVAQFTDQRALNRVLLLSDGQANQGKRHISEIVPDVRGLTARQVSTSTMGLGRHYDEDLLRGMAEAGDGNFEHIEHASQLPGFFETEFHGMSRTTGHTVSLGIEPNPEVGSLRTEILNDLQMNDLRRAQLPNLIAGRPLEVVFTLQVPAQAEQAEQGVLRVRLAWTGRDGIRRKQRAQLNMPVLPGEQFDALTENADVRVALEVQLNAKAKRDAVHLMDRGDYAGSQRVLRNRQDVYAAHAPMAPAPVREQELAEMSELIDGLMEDRQLTRKRAASQNYNRSRSK; from the coding sequence ATGCAAGACCAGCCCCTGCTCCCCCGCATCGAACTGCTGCCCCTGAAAGCCGCCCTGCCCGCCGGACAGGACAGTGAACTCACGGTACTCGCCCGTCTTTCCCCGGCCCAGCCGGTGGACACCAGCGGCCCACGTCCCCCTCTGAACCTTGCGTTGGTCATTGACCGCAGCGGCAGCATGAGTGGTCACCCGCTCGCTATGGCCCGCCAGGCCGCCCAGGCCGGGATTCGTCTGCTGGAGCCTCATGATCGGGTGAGCGTCGTCATTTTTGACGACGAGGTGGAAACCCTGATTCCCTCACAGCAGGTGACCGATCCCGAGAAGCTGTGCTGTGAGATCGAACGCATTACCAGCGGCGGTTCCACGGCCCTGCATGCTGGTTGGCTGGACGGGGCGATGCAGGTGGCCCAGTTCACTGACCAGCGTGCCCTGAACCGCGTGCTGCTGCTGAGTGACGGTCAGGCCAACCAGGGAAAACGGCACATCAGTGAAATTGTCCCCGATGTGCGTGGACTGACCGCCCGTCAGGTCAGTACCAGCACCATGGGCCTGGGACGCCATTACGACGAAGACCTGCTGCGCGGTATGGCCGAGGCCGGAGACGGCAACTTCGAGCACATCGAGCACGCCAGTCAACTGCCCGGGTTCTTTGAGACGGAATTTCACGGGATGAGCCGCACCACTGGGCATACGGTCTCGCTGGGGATTGAGCCGAACCCTGAAGTGGGGAGTCTGCGTACCGAAATTCTGAATGACCTCCAGATGAACGACCTGCGCCGCGCTCAACTGCCCAACCTCATTGCCGGTCGTCCCCTCGAGGTGGTGTTCACGCTGCAGGTGCCCGCCCAGGCTGAGCAGGCTGAGCAGGGCGTCCTGCGCGTGCGGCTGGCCTGGACGGGTCGTGATGGGATTCGCCGCAAGCAGCGTGCGCAGTTGAACATGCCGGTTCTGCCCGGTGAGCAGTTCGATGCACTGACTGAAAATGCTGACGTGCGTGTGGCGCTGGAAGTGCAACTGAACGCCAAAGCCAAGCGTGACGCCGTTCACCTGATGGACAGGGGAGACTACGCTGGTTCGCAGCGCGTGCTGAGGAACCGGCAGGACGTTTACGCCGCCCATGCCCCCATGGCCCCGGCCCCGGTCAGAGAACAGGAACTGGCGGAAATGTCTGAACTGATCGATGGCCTGATGGAAGACCGCCAACTGACGCGCAAACGCGCGGCCAGCCAGAACTACAACCGCAGCCGCAGCAAATGA
- a CDS encoding BREX protein BrxB domain-containing protein — MSQTTQLFERYRQQLQLPQNPYLSPAERIWIAVHDPAEERRIRGNIREFALVTQQQNLEWSHFDLTPHFARWMLEHPYHEAYFAEPELLKGALQGFENVLLDALQAEMARLSPQSVLAVTGAGTLYGLTRISTVIERAAPSLRGRMLLFFPGSLEGHNYRLLNARDGWNYHSVPLLP; from the coding sequence ATGAGCCAGACGACCCAATTGTTCGAACGGTACAGACAGCAACTCCAACTGCCCCAGAACCCGTACCTCTCGCCCGCCGAGCGCATCTGGATCGCGGTACACGACCCGGCGGAAGAACGCCGTATCCGGGGCAATATCCGCGAGTTCGCGCTGGTCACCCAGCAGCAGAACCTGGAATGGAGTCATTTCGATCTGACCCCACACTTCGCCCGCTGGATGCTTGAGCACCCGTACCACGAGGCGTATTTCGCTGAACCGGAACTGCTCAAAGGGGCCTTACAGGGGTTCGAGAATGTCCTGCTGGACGCCCTGCAGGCTGAGATGGCAAGACTCTCCCCCCAGAGTGTCCTGGCTGTCACCGGGGCCGGAACCCTCTACGGCCTGACTCGCATTTCCACCGTCATTGAACGCGCTGCCCCCAGCCTCCGTGGCCGCATGCTGCTGTTTTTCCCGGGCAGCCTCGAAGGCCACAATTACCGCCTGCTCAACGCCCGCGACGGCTGGAATTACCATTCCGTGCCTCTGCTTCCCTGA
- a CDS encoding UvrD-helicase domain-containing protein has protein sequence MTEQISRDRFTPEQAQAIHFPGSVAISAGAGNGKTRVLAERVVNLIDLGVSPASFAAVTSTEAAAAELRERILQYVERRTEENPGTWQSVLAELALMQVSTIHSLCGRIAREHPVESGAGLGFMVLTETEADAWLAEYLSRVLAELPMELVLAVPGRIRVEVIRTLLQDPKAARKALRVATQRASRANRRGSAPWRAGQRSVSAGTRRWRRSARMLESPVTSSRTTGRRPCGQQWLLALPGPNSRPSRACRRKSVQLAPASLSAVTCVLSERRKCSFVRLW, from the coding sequence ATGACAGAACAGATAAGCAGAGACCGTTTTACCCCGGAGCAGGCTCAGGCCATTCACTTCCCGGGCAGCGTGGCGATCTCTGCCGGGGCGGGGAACGGGAAGACGCGCGTGCTGGCCGAGCGCGTGGTAAACCTGATTGACCTGGGTGTTTCCCCAGCTTCCTTCGCCGCGGTGACTTCCACCGAGGCGGCTGCGGCGGAACTGCGTGAACGCATTCTGCAGTACGTGGAACGGCGCACCGAGGAGAATCCTGGGACGTGGCAGAGCGTCCTGGCGGAACTGGCCCTGATGCAGGTCAGCACCATTCATAGCCTGTGTGGGCGCATTGCCCGTGAACATCCGGTGGAGAGCGGGGCTGGTCTGGGCTTCATGGTGCTGACCGAGACCGAAGCGGACGCCTGGCTGGCTGAATACCTGAGCCGGGTGTTAGCCGAATTGCCGATGGAGCTGGTGCTGGCCGTTCCGGGGCGCATCCGAGTGGAGGTGATCAGAACACTTCTGCAGGATCCCAAAGCCGCCCGCAAGGCCTTGCGAGTTGCTACCCAGCGGGCGAGCCGAGCGAACCGGCGCGGTTCCGCGCCCTGGCGCGCTGGGCAGAGATCAGTGAGCGCTGGAACCAGGCGCTGGCGACGCTCAGCGCGCATGCTGGAATCCCCAGTGACCTCCTCGAGAACTACCGGCAGGCGGCCCTGCGGCCAGCAGTGGCTGCTGGCGCTGCCCGGCCCGAACAGCCGCCCTTCCCGAGCCTGCAGGCGCAAATCAGTCCAGCTGGCTCCCGCCAGCCTTTCCGCCGTCACCTGCGTACTTTCTGAAAGAAGGAAATGCTCGTTCGTGAGGCTCTGGTAG
- a CDS encoding PD-(D/E)XK nuclease family protein yields the protein MQGGVANLDIQLPLYMLALGAAQGGHLSVQKAEVLQGAGTSAEGSRRRYKWDIHQEQMKAFLQELGEALAQGDVAPNPDIKRKVCTFCHLKAACRNRGMVTL from the coding sequence GTGCAGGGCGGCGTCGCCAATCTGGACATTCAGCTGCCCCTGTACATGCTGGCCCTCGGGGCAGCGCAGGGAGGCCACCTGAGCGTGCAAAAGGCCGAAGTGCTGCAGGGAGCCGGTACATCTGCCGAAGGTTCGCGGCGGAGATACAAGTGGGACATCCATCAGGAGCAGATGAAGGCATTCCTGCAGGAGCTCGGGGAAGCCCTGGCGCAGGGAGACGTCGCGCCCAACCCAGATATCAAGCGCAAGGTGTGCACCTTCTGCCACCTGAAAGCGGCCTGCCGGAACCGGGGCATGGTGACGTTATGA